A window of Rosa rugosa chromosome 7, drRosRugo1.1, whole genome shotgun sequence genomic DNA:
GTCAAGCACATATAAATCCATTGAATTAGACACAACACCAGAGAACCATTTTCTATGGTCAACACTATGATCCAACTATACAAGAATATAATATAAATTGACAATAACAAAAGTAATACAAAGAACTAGAAACATGCATGAACAAAATCATGTAGGGTTTACTTTACAGAAGCAAGGGTATTCCAAAGCATCCAAAATTTTAAGAATTTACTAAAGCTAAAAGTAAAACCTAGTAATAGATGAAAATCTCGgtgaaattcaaaacaaaaacttgCACGGTTCCATGGATAAAGCATCTCATAGAACCAACCAAACTAACAAACATTACCATCATGATAGGTTCTTAAAGACCCCTCGAGAAACATAACTTGCATATTGAACACCAGAAAATTGACCGAAAAACACATGTAATCTACAATtcgacaaaagaaaaaaaaaaccaaaagtcAAATCAAGAAAACAGAagaaattggaaaagaaaaaactaacACCATACATACTCAAACTTATGGAGACGAGAGAGTAGTCAATTGTGTTTTGATCAAAGGAGCAGTATCCCTTTTATATTGCCTTCGATCTCGTTTGCGTATAGAAGAGTCCTAATTAGGACTCCTCTCATTTCTCTAAACATCCTGCCTAGATTTCCTGCCTTTGAGAGAAGAAGATTTTGTGTGGTTGTTTGAGGGAAGAACAGAAAGCTCTATTTGAGTTCTTCCATTTatgtttatttatgtttttaaataaatttatagATAAATATTGAAGAAGTAATAAGTTTAATGGATTTTACATCAAACCATTTATTAAACCCTAAATATAATGGACCACGATTTTGCGCGGCTGTTTGAGGGAAGAACGGGAAGCTCTGTTTGAGTTTTtccatttatatttatttatgctttttaaataaatttatatataaatattgaaGAAGTAATAAGTTTAATGGATTTTACATCAAACCATttattaaaccctaaatcaaatgGACCACGATTTTGCACGGCTGTTTGAGGAAAGAACGGGAAGCTCTGTTTGAGTTCTtccatttatgtttttttaatAAAGTTATAGATAAATATTAAAGAAGTACTAAGTTTAGTGGTGTCACGGCCCGATttttaaacataattaaaaatcaagataatttcacaattatacCAGATGTGAtggttcagtcatcaatataaaatacctaaaaaaaatttccttttaaagcccaagtacatactgatgccctgaacacacaatgtcaatacagactcgcttcacagagtcatatattacattatacaagtttatgaattaagttgcaacaacaaaataaCGTAAATGCTCATCTGAGCTTACTACATAGCAAAAGTCTTAACAACGTCGAgccacaaaattagcttcctaACCGTACAGCTGTAAATGCAAGATCCCAGCTTCTCCCACGAACACCCTGACCTGTAGCATTAACCCCTATACCATCGAATAGTGCCTCGGGTTGCAACAGACATACCCGGAATGAATTTAATCAATTGATCAATCACCAATTAAATGGAGTTGAATCTGCTTCTGGCAGTATTAATATTAAATGGTGGTGATAATTACCAACTTGCCATAATGGCACAGTGGACAACATGCTGGGCTGGTACACGCTGTGGCCGGGTTCGAATTCCAGAAACAACAGACTTTGTTTTTGCATGATTGATTGATGCTCTCTAGTTGTGAATTGGTACTACTGGACCAAGTGCTAGAAATAGCTACAGCCAAAgaatcctaatttttttttcttttccaatcaaacaatccaaaacatgaacaaatatATATTTACCAAATAAATAATTAGATAGGATTAGGGTTCATGCATCATGGTGATTGTTCACATAATCAAGTTTGAAAACATGAATTAGAATTTGGAGAACTTTACTCAATGTAGAACGGATGAATCTTCATCTTATTtgtgcagaactgagaaggttgtcttctcagccaatccaagagcttGTTTGTGATTCAAATCCTAAACCAGATTGAACGATGATCCTCGTTTGGTTGATCAgcaatttcagagcttttcgtgctaataacgtgttgtaaaacaatagtgaaagaatttgagagagagagagagagagagagagtttagacgtagagaatagaatgtatctattcatctcaccatgaggaggtttatataggagtacatgGTGTATACAAAAAGGCAACGTTTAATAGCAACGTCATTAACTCCTACATAAAATTCTATCAATCACCAATCTATAGGGATAGACACCTATTACTcaatatctatttacatgatttaTCCATAATTATTTACAACATTCATAATCTTTGTTATccactttatttttttttttctgtaacaGAATTAATCCACAAGGATTGCTGCAAACAATCAATCTAACTAGTCAAATTCCTCGATTAAGCCAGGTTTGAATGATATATTTCTAAGTACAACAaattgagtttttatttttttgttaacaATATATTATTTGTTATGTAGGATTCTTCTTCAAGTAGTTATGAGCAACAACAATAGTCTGATAGAGGAAAAGAAGTCGAATAATATATATAAATCGTTGTACGGTACACACAAGTAAaacaagttctttttttttctctctctcttttttttagtGTATTTCATAATACAATAATTTTTACTAGTTTAAAAAATGAATTTTTGCAGTTGCTCTCTGATTTCAGTAATATGGATATGCTATGATACTTCAGGGAAGATGACTTTTGATATGCTACTAGTGGAGAAAACAACTAATAATAGTAGTAGTTTGGGGGTTGCCTTAGATTTTGCTAATGTTATATTATATTCTTGAAGACTTTAGAATGTTTTTGTTTGGGATTCTGgtattttcttttattagaGTGTAATGCTTGTTACTCAGCAGAATTCTATCCTTTTGTTTTACATTTGATCTCTATGATTTTATATGATCTCtgccttttttctctttttgataAGCTTCTCTGTGTCTCTGTCTCTGATGATTGATTATTTCTAATCTATTCCATTGGTTACTAGAAAAGTAATAGAGAAATATGTACATAGTACACTACAAAAGACATGCTGGTCTTGCTCAATACAGAAGATTGGCAAAATACATGAATAGAACACACTGATCAATCCCTAAGCTTCTGTATATTTTAGGCAATCAACCATAAGTAAAGTCATAAAGTGCAAGCTCGATATCATATTCATAAGTTACAACACATAACTACACACAACCATGCATATAACTTGGGGCAAGTTAAGCAAGATGCATTTTATAAAAGGTTTCAATTACTAATTACTTCGTCCCTTCCAATTCAAGTAGTTGTATGATTTAGTCCCATGAAATTGAATCAACCTGGCTTGTGTGGTGTCATGGAACTCCATCATCTTCGAGGTCTATtagatttcttttcttcttatgATTGTGCTACCTCTTTCTTTATGGAATAACCTGCGAGATTTGATAGCTTGGGGATCTTTCAATTAGTTCTGAGGATTTCTCTTGTTCAATAGAAGCAATATGATATCTCTATAAGAATAGTCTAGCAGAAACTGATTTTGTCACAGACTATTCAGATGATCTGTCAAAGGAAGATATGTAGGACCTCTAACATTAATATAGATAGCAACTGTAATAAGTTTAACATTCAATAGATAGCAAAAAATGCAACAAAATCACACTTAATATCTCGTTAGCCACCATTCATTAAGTAAGTTTCTATGGCCATATTCTACTAGAAAAAGCAACACACAAGTCAAGAGAGACTCAATAAATTTTACTCTTCGACAGTTTGGAGTACTGTGAAAACTTGAAAAGGTATGACACATTATATACAAGGCTATTAACTCTACATAATTTAACAATTTTGATAGTTTTAATATAAGACATTATTATCTCCAGAACTATATATTATCAATTGTATTACTATGCTTCCCTAATTGATCATGAGGAAGAAAGCATGCCAACTCTTCCATCAGGACATAATCCTAATCTCTATTGGACCAACTGAGTCCACTAgcactactaaaacaaaaagagattTCAACGATCTGGAAACATTTTGATGACATTGAAGTCTCACTTTTAAGCAGGATTGACAATTTTAGATCATGTTCTGGCTCTAGATTCCATATACAAGTCTTTTCTTGCCGTATTGTTCACACCGTTCATTTACTTCATGTGTATAtgaaaaaagaccaaaaaattATAAGCTTGGTATCTCTACTATGTGATATTATATTTTGTTTCAAGCATCTACAGATGATACTAGCTAGCTACTTGAAACACAAAACTCCTAAAAGTTGGGTGAACACATTCCTATCTAAGACAAAATGTTGGGTGCCTACACGAACAAAGCTTCTTCCTATGAGTTAGAGCAAAGAAATGATTACATATCAATACCAACTATCAAAAATTGCCCTTATAGTAGTAAGAATGCAAAGAAAATGCTCTCATTCTAATTTATTGATACAAATATCGTGTCATTGTTACATGAATACTCAATGCAGCTTATTGACATAAAACATAGGACATCATCAAGCCTGTCAAGTAAAAGAACAGTGTGGAGAGTGGAGACAAAAGTATCTCAAGTAAAGGAActgaaatttaaacaaaaataaagacttaCTATAACATCTAACAAATAAGAAATTACCTATCGAATGATTGCCCTCAAAGATCCGACAAAGAAACTTTCCCAAAACCCAGGATCCTTGGCTTCATAAAATCGATTGTACCAAACACCTTGTGAGTAATGACATGTAGAATCCCCAAATTGCTACCACCAGAATAGAGCCCATGAGTCAAGCATGCAAATAAACTCACCGCCTAGGTCAAAGAAATTAAACTAAATCGACGAAAAACAAATGTAAAAAGTGATAAAGGAACAGCAAATTACCAAGAGAGAAATGTCCGATTTCAAAATTGGGACAAAGATCGAGGACGATAGCGCCATGGCGATGCCCTCCCAGCATCAACAGGGTTTCTGCATCATTCTTGGCTCTGCAAGAGTCGATTTTAGAACTggggatgaagatgaagatgatgagatGATGAATTTCAGGGTTCGGGATGAATTTCTCGTTTCAGTTAACGGGAGGTTTAagagttttgtttttgtttgacgtTGTTGGGTTTTATTGCAATTAAATGCAGCTGATACGAGTTGTATTTTTATTCCACATTTCCACCTGGCGACATTTGATAGGGTCGTCATACCATTTGGCAATCCTACATGGTTCTACTGTAGGATAGAAACATTTCTCTAGAAAGAAAGTCATAATCCATCGAAAATCCTTATTGAATTAGAATTCcacaccagccctttattcaaaaaaaaaaaaaaagaatttcacGCACTTTCCTTCTTTAAGCATTATTTTCCTAAGTTTGCTTcgaaaaacctaataaacacgaaaacaaataaattatctaaaaataatataaactaacaaagaaaatcatagaattaaataataataatatcgcataaatatgctcctatcaaattcccccacacttagatTTTTCTactcccttagcaaaatcaaaacaaaacgaAGACACAAAGACTAAAGACTTCAAACTAATGAAACTTAATACGACTCAAAATTGACACCACAAAACACTAGTAAGTCTTCCAacattttgtctcagcaatcctCTAACTTTCATggcaccaagattagcacttaaccaagaattAATCATCAGCAATTCACGAGTTAATCAAAACATATAGTCCACATATAAACATGTAAGACACGGGATTAACAATGGTGATATggtggagctcagcatgtttcaaacaagtcatgattcatcCTCTCAAGGGTATGCACTTTTCTTCTCTTAGATTTCAAGGCTAATGCTTAAAaccttattcactcaagtatatgtgagagaGATAATATTCATGACAAAAAATAGCTTGCAtataatagaaagaaagaaaaggttttttgtgaaatttatttttttcaattatgaCCTCATGGaagataccaactacttgcataAATAGACCTAAACCATATTATCACTCCCACACAcaaatctccacagatcaatcgCTGTCCTCAAGGATCAAAGTGGTCTTTGttaaaggttgtaatggggccaagggtaTAGGTTTCAAGAGAGAAAAGATTAGGAAATCACAAAAATTCTAAGAAAATTTAGCGGAGCACTAGATGATGATGTAGAGATATAAGAACTTCGATGAATTTTCTCAAGGCAATCAAACTCGAAACACATGaagcaagaatatatatatatatatatatatatatatattttttaggcCAAATATCATCTTTTTGGGCCTTTACTTCATTCTAATCTCTCCCATAATACAACAAAACAATGTGCCAAGacagatttttcttttcatatttctctttttttcttctccgctattttttcctttttgtttttttttttttttgatagccAACATtgctctctgtttttttttttttaattctcccttCCTTGGACCACTATTTACAATAGAGCTCCCCCACACTTACCCACACTTACTTACAAAAATACCTTGAACATAATAAATCTTTAATATATTTTCTCCACTAATTCCTTAGGATAAGGTAAGaatataactatatatactaggttaaagggtaaggaatttttTTGGTTGACGAAAGAAAAGGCTCAACATAGACTCAAGAGGGTTATTTAGGGGGTTGCACAACTTGTGTGCATAAGGGGACACAGGTttatttggctatggtggttaaaTTCCTAGTTCCTTTATCCTTTCTGAGGTTCAAGCATAGTGATAAAAATTTTGACAGGCATAAAAGTGAGTTCTAATAATCTCTATAGTCCACTAAAAAGCTacggcaagcagtcaatcaagatgaaagaataatgaagTCATGCAAATTCAtcaccaagaaaataagaatttatttttcatttaaacgctcataaaaaaaacatatataaggCTCAAAATCTCACAAACGTTATGTATGAATGATAACTTATCCTAGCATGCTCAATTTATGTTAACGATAAGCCACATCTACTACACATACATATGCTTTTTATACATCTCAATTGACCAACGAATTCTTTTGACTTAATCTCAATCTTGTGATCATCTCTTAACCATAATTTCAGAAGATATAAGCTCATTCTAAACAGTTGAAAGatatcctaagactcaaaagaaaaataacattAAAAGCtagacttttatttttatttttttctgggGTGTCAACGATTGATCATTGGACGTCAGCGATCAATCGTTTTGCTTCTGACCCTTTTCCTGCTCAACAAACGATTGATCCCCAACTCAGGGTGATCGATCTCgggattgaaatttgaaaaattCTGAAATCTTGAAATTTGAAGCATTTTTTCAACACCCAATGACtctaaaacaaaaacacaataaAAACCAAATGTTTTCCTTACCCGCACTCATTcttaacattgtcctcaatgttggaCAAATTCTAAGCATGCAATGAAGAGAATAAAGcatgaaaacaaagaaacattCACAAAATTAAAACACACAAAACACGAAGCAGAAATAGAACAAGAAAGTAAAGAGGAAGGGATAAAGAGAGCAAATCTGATTGTAGCAAAGTTCCAAGCTGCACCCAAGTCCTCCATCATTGGTTGCCTCCTAAGTAGCGCTTGGTTTTACGTCTTCAGCCTAATTTTACCAATGGTGATTATTCAGAAGGAGCGGGTTCGCTGAGGGATACTTTCTCTACGTTGTGCTCCAAGAACATCTCGTAATATGGCTTGAGCCGATGGCCATTCACCTTGAATTTATTATTTGTCTTCAAGTTTTGGACTTCCACTGCACCATGAGAATATACTGTAGTAACAAGAAAGGGTTCATACCACCTAAAACGTAATTTACCAGGAAAAAGTTTAAGGCAAGAATTAAAGAGAAGGACTTTATGTCCAACAGAAAAATCCTTTCGAGAAATCATGTGATCATGGAAGGCCTTAGTTTTCTCCTTGTAAACTCGAGAACTCTTATAAGAATCATTGTTGATTTCCTCTAATTCATTCAACTGAAGTTTTCTGTGCACACCAGCTACATCTATATTCATATTGAATTGCTTGATAGCCCACCATGCACGATGCTCAAGCTCCATCGGTAGATGACAAGGCTTACCATATGCCAACTGAAAACAGGATATTCCAATTGGTGTCTTGTAAGCAGTCCTATAAGCCCATAAAGCATCATCAAGTCTCAAGCTCCAATCCTTCCTACTATAGGGTCAATGGCCTTCTCCAAAAATTAGCTTGATTTCACGGTTAGATACCTCCGCTTGACCACTAGTTTGAGGATGATAAGGTGTTCCCACCTTATGAGTAATGTTGTATTTCCGAAGTAGAGCCTCAAACGTCCTATTACAAAAGTGGGATCCATTGCTGATTATTGCCTTTGGTGTTCTAAATCTTGAAAAGATATTTGACTTAAGAAAATCTGAAACCACTTTAGAATCATTAGTATGGGTGGCTTTAGACTCCACCCACTTCAACACATAATCAATAGCGAGAAGAATGTATAAATTACCATAAGATGAGGGGAATGGTCCTATGAAATCAATGCCCCAAATGTCAAAAAGTTCAATGCTCAAAATGGGGGTTTGTGGCATTTGATTTCTAGGGCCCAAGCTAGTTACCTGTTCATTAACAACGATCACATGATTTGCAAAAGAGATAAGAGTCCTTGAACAAGGTGGGCCAACAAAATCCACTCTCAAGAACCTTAAGAGCATTTCTCTTTGCTCTAAAATGTCCACCACATGCATAGGAATGACAAAAGGTGAGAATACAATGAAATTCAGATCATGAGGGCACTTTCTTACCAATTGATCGACATAATACTTCCACAAGTATTGGTCATCCCACACATATTGCTTGGCGGTTTTGATGTGTTAATCCTTCTGCCCTCGAGTCAAATCATCCAAAATCAGCTTGGAAACTTTGTACTTCACAATATCAGCGAACCAAAGGATTGACACTTTTCTGTCTAGGCTGCAAACGATCGATCTCCAGAACTAAACGATCGATTGTTTCCA
This region includes:
- the LOC133723204 gene encoding uncharacterized protein LOC133723204; this translates as MCDASDYAVGAMLGHHVGKIPHVIYYASRTINDAQLNYSITEKEFLTVVFALKRFHSYLIGTKVTSLGPRNQMPQTPILSIELFDIWGIDFIGPFPSSYGNLYILLAIDYVLKWVESKATHTNDSKVVSDFLKSNIFSRFRTPKAIISNGSHFCNRTFEALLRKYNITHKVGTPYHPQTSGQAELAYGKPCHLPMELEHRAWWAIKQFNMNIDVAGVHRKLQLNELEEINNDSYKSSRVYKEKTKAFHDHMISRKDFSVGHKVLLFNSCLKLFPGKLRFRWYEPFLVTTVYSHGAVEVQNLKTNNKFKVNGHRLKPYYEMFLEHNVEKVSLSEPAPSE